In the Vanacampus margaritifer isolate UIUO_Vmar chromosome 9, RoL_Vmar_1.0, whole genome shotgun sequence genome, TTTCACAAATGTTATGGCTGCAGCATCTGCACTGttaagcctcgtttccaccgccggtatctactctactctactttGCAAAAGCCCCGTCTCCACCAATGAATCTTCCCGGCTCTACTCTACTCGCTTTTCCTGGCTTTTCCTCTTTTgcggttgtaaaaaaaaaaaagtagcccagttCCAAAACGAGACCAATGATTGgttcgtcgtcatcaatgtgcagctgcgtaaaccaccaccccggaaaaacagctgccattaacaatgaagagaggacaacaatggcttccaaacGGATTCatgcttggacttttgaggaggtgcaaaccttttcaacattattgaatgcagtcttctggttgtTGCAATATTCATTCGATGTCTTCAGGTCTGAATTAAACAGGCACAAACCATTGCTTGCGCTCgccattgtttttgcctgtgtgtgcagcgcacgctagctgcggtcgccttagcatgacatcactggcAAGGTGAGGAGAGGCTCCCGGGGTGGTGGAGGCGCACTGCTTTTTGGCGTAGAGCCAAGTAGAGTAGACATGGGTAGATACGgtcggtggaaacgaggcttagTCACAATTAAACCAGTGAAACCTGTCAAGGTGGAGTCAAGATGAGTCACGTAAACACTATATGAGAGAGTTCACTTCATTCAGACGACTACCGTTGCTGGAGAACCAGATAAGATCTCACTAAACATTCCGTAAGTACTGATGGAACTTGTGATATGTACTGTATGACTTTTGTATCTgcattattttatcattattacaaTACAATGTCATTTGCATTTGTACCAATTTATTAAGTTTTTAGCCCATTCCGCAAACATGCTGAAGATCCCTAACATTGACCTATTTTCTCCTTCCCCCCACATCTTTTACCAGAAACAGAGTTTTTACCCTCCCAAAGCAGCTATGCCTCAAAAGATGCAAGATGTTATTGAAAAATTTGTGGATCTCTTTGAAGAGCACTCCAGTGATGAAAGCGACAGTTTGAGCAGGGAAGAGTTTACGGCGCTGGTGACTGAGGAAATCAATTCACCTGATTATAGCGTAAGTGACAAAACAGCAAACTTATTCTCACCACAGAATACGGTTgtatggcttctttttttttcctcaagtggcccattttgtgtgtttacagGGAAAACTCGAGCTATCTGATATCGACGGGTTCTTTGACGAGCTGGATAAGAACAATGATGGCCAGCTCACCTTCAAGGAATACATCTGCGTTGTGGGCAAAATGATTCAATGTCACCGCAAAAAGGCTGGCAGGAAGGGTCGTAAGGGTGGTGGTGGCAAATGGGGTGGTGGCAAAGGTAGGAAAGGTGACAGAGGAGGAagcagtgatgatgatgatgatgacaaagaaCGAGGTGGCCGGGGCGGCAGAGGTGGCAGAGGCGGGAGGGGCAATAATTAGGGTTGAAATGCCAAACTAATgtttctcagtttttttgtcAATGCAATTAACTGAATAAACAATGAAGATTGATCATTCTGGTGATCCTGTCTGTTTATTAtcaacattaactctttcactgccattatagacgtaaaaaattccagcaaaaaagatttttattagtttaacatttttttcccacttttgttaacaagagtttgaaaacctagaacattttttattgtattaaaacagatataaaaattgggattaattgcgagttaactagtgaagtcatgcgattaattacgattaaaaattgtaatcgcctgacgtcctaatttttaataatcttttctttaaaaaaaaaagttgattaatttttcttagttttttttttaaaaaagaaaggattattaaaaataaggggcatcaggcgattaaaatttgtaatcgtaattaatcgcatggcttcactagttaactcacgatttatcacaaattttacatctgttctaaatatacaaaaaaaaatctagattttcatactcttgttaacaaaaatggaaaaaatgttaaatagaaatagtacaaatgaattttggacgtctatagccgtcaatagcagcaaatgagttaatgacaccTGCCTCTCAGTGTTAAAGTTTGGTGTTTGGATCTTGGCCCtcatgtgtggagtttgcatgttctccgtAACTTGCGTCAGTTTCCTCTAGGTCATGTCATGATCATGTCTTCTCATGCCATGACATGTCAGGTAATTTTCAAGTCAGATAAGATCAGGTCATGTCAGGTCACATTCTGTTGTGGCTGTTGCCATGGTAGCAAAAAAGGCATTCAAGAAAGCTGTTAAAGGAGCAATAGCAGGAAACCTGTTTATTTATAGTACACGTGACGTCTTTCATCACTGAAGGACATCAGCTCTCAAAATTAATCTGTGCAAAAATCTGTTAAAACCTCTATTCATGAAATTCTGCTACAAAGCATGATGAAAAATGAAGACAAGTGAATATTCTGCTTTTATGGCTACATTTTGATACTGTTAAAGACGTATGTATCATGTTTATTAAGCTATATAGTAAGGTAAATAATGATCGCCGAACTCTGTAGCAGACCTGGcacacgaagaagaagaaatggccAATGTGAAGAACGAAAGGCTTGAATTCCGCATACACAAGTATCATGTGATGTGAATAACATGAACATGTGCCTTTGTAAATAGAACGTAATTTTGCCGTGTGACTCAAAACAAGCAAATTAAATTAGAACATACTGTTACTGTCAAAAGTGTGTTGTTGGGTGTGTCACCAAAAGcttgtttttaataattgaaCTGCCGACATCAAATTGGTTGTGAGAACCTGTTGCAGACTAGAACAAACAAAGTGTGTCAGAGACAAAAAGAGACCAAAAATAGAAGTGGATTTCTCAGTAAGAACcggtaaataaaaatgtcatcaaaagtTCCGTGTCAAAACATCCTCTTAGTCTTCCGAGATAATGCGTTGCTTTTGAATATGTTGTTATTTTGTAAAGCCATATCATGTGATGTTGATTTAAGATTCACGTCAGCTAGGGCGCTATGCTAGGGCCGCCCTAGCTAGGATGCTAGGGCGCTACGCTAGGATAACCATATGTTCTCTTTTGCCTggacatgtccacttttttacatcctgtccAGGCGTCTGGtggggttttataaattcatacacaagtgtgtgaccagagatctctgtaataaattaaCCTtacaaggaccctcttcacaagaatctcatctttgatttatttgaacacgcaaaagattacaaagaTAAAGGTAATCTTTCAATCTCAATagcgtgtttagactagtgggggcacatagaactTATTATTGCCCTCCAAATTTTTTGAACTTGATTTCAACTTCAATTTTGCATTTCAGGGCACCACTGTTCTGTAGGTTAGGCTATATGACTTTTTAAATTCTACAAATAGGGCTTCTTGTCACCCAAATCTGCTCAGACAAAACACGCCACATTTCACATTGCTCAAAAGGGGTGGCAAGGTGTGTCGCCAACTGTTGCTTAAAAGGTCTGTACCGTCTTCTGTTGACACTTTTCCTCTCCAACGCCATTTAAACTCATCAGCTGATAACACAAAGTTCGGTAAGTGGAGATttctttccccaaaaaaatttgtgtTAGACATTAAGTACATACGATATTCTCTCCTTCCAGAACCAACATGAGCACTCAGAAAAAGTTGGAAGGAATGTGCACAAAGCCAAGGTTGCTAGAAGCAATGAGCATTCTACAGGAAACATTTATAGAGTATGCAGCGATGTCAGGGGAAACAAACACTATGACCCAAGCAGATTTTGCTTTGATGCTCCGCAAAGAGTGCTTAatgcaggtgagagagagagagagagagaaaaagatgaAAGTCTTTATCATTCCCAAGTGTTTGACTATTTTACTGCTTTTGTGTAGCTCAACAGCAGTCAGTCACTGAATGACTTCTTCAACAGGCTGGACTCCAATGGCGACGGTGTTATGGACTTCAATGAGTTTTGTGTTCTTATGGCAACATTCCTTACATTGTTGTCACCTTCATGAAAACATATACTTTGTATGTTTATGCTTGCTTTAACAAACACTAAACTATTCTAAGTCCTTGAGTAATACACTTGTATTAGTCTTGACTATAAAATGTCATGAATGataaatgacttttttcctCAGTTTGATCCatacaaattgtatttgattaatttggtcttgtgtgattttttttttaatgctgtatGCTACTGTATGTGCATCCTCTGGACTGTGTTTACATTACTACTGCTGCCACCTAGTGTTGAGATTTTGAATAAGAAAACGTGCCAGCATTGCTGATTTATCAATCAAAGTTAAAGTTATGTTGTTGGGTAATATTTggatttgattaaaaataaataaatacgaacTCACAacagtacggaagcgtattgcgctcacttgaaaaaaaaaagtcctgtttttctgactaatttttttgaatatttttttcccctgtttttttaaaaaaaaaaattctgtttttttaaataatttttttccctctgtttttctgaatttttttttctgttttttaaaaaaaaaaatttcctctgtttttctgaatttttttttctgttttttaaaatatttttttccctctgtttttctgaattttttttttctgtttttttaaataatttttttcctctgtttttctgaacatttttttctcctgtttttctgaatattttttttttcagcctgtttttctgaatattttttgggacattttttttcagtaaaactgaaaaaaatattcagaaaacagaaagaaaaaaaatactcaaaaaaacaaagcaaccccaaaaaattagtcagaaaaacaagaaagaaaaaaaaatactctaaaaaaaagcaacccaaaaaaatttgtcagaaaaacaggaggggtttttttttcccccaagtgaatgcaatacgcttccgtacaacAGCACTTCAACTTGAGTATCTTTTTTACTTGCTCAAGTAATTATTTTGATGGGTACATtttactcttacttgagtacaattgtTGGCAACTATCCATCTGTGAGAATAAGTCATGGCTTCCCGAGAGTAggtcagctttgtgttcaatttaACCGACCCAGATTTTACACAAAGTACGTCAATTGTAGTAAAATGAGACatcatctttatttttagtACTCATACGTTATGTGacgtttttgtttggtggtttaCCGTGAGATTtgtttcaaagatttttttttttttttgtgcaattgaaAATCGGTTGGGTTCAGCCACCACTAATACAGTTCACGTGAACGCGCCGAGGCGCGGTCTCGTTAACCATCGGCTTCTTTCGGAATTTTCCGCTCTCCCGGGCAGTTTAACGGGTTAGCTAACACAGCTGATTAGCCTGCCGCTATCCAGCTAATATCCGTCGCTTCATCTCCGTTTTCCCTACTGGGGCGGATGGCAAAAGTGCTGTAACAAATGGCGGATGTCCAGGGGCACGCGTTTTGTACACCGCTGCCTCAGCATTCGGCGTGTAACGGCACCCGAAGCGGCGACATTACTCCGGACGCCGGTGGCGGCGACGGCGACGGCTACGGCGTCTTCCAGAGCCCGAGTAGCACCGTGACGTCGGGCCCACGGCTTATCCGAATAGTCAAGTCAGACTCGGGTTATGGTTTCAACGTTCGGGGCCAAGTTAGTGAAGGAGGGCAACTTCGGAGCATCAACGGGGAACTGTACGCTCCGCTGCAGCACGTCAGTGCGGTCCTACCGGGAGGTGCTGCCGAGAGAGCCGGTATTTCGAAAGGGGACAGGATCCTTGAAGTGTAAGTGGAACACCCATGCTtctattgtttgtttacaaaatcaACGCGACAGACAGTGTAGTGTGTCAGTGTGAAAGCTGCACTGGGCTAGTGAATGGGATGTTTGTGCAAGGGGTCATTATACATTCCTGTCACACTAGTTCCATCTCGCACCCCAATTCTAATAATTGTACACCTTTTATTCGACCTATCACCATCAAGCCAGTTCACGCTCAGCATCACTAAATTGTGACTTGCATTTGACCGCATTACGCTGATTGGCGGTTGATGATGTTAGGCTCTGTTGCTATGGAGAGGACAGCGTACAGCATCTGCTTCAGTTTCAtctgtgggtgtgtgcgtgcaaggTATGCAAAGACAGGAACGGTTATCACTGATTGGTTTTTCTCTGGCAAAGTTGCCATCTCATTGGCTGGCAGCTGCATGCCGCTTTGGCAATGGATAGCCTGCAGTAACCTGGCAGTTTGGTGACCCCAATATTTCTGGGCGCTTGTGTATAGGTTTTGTCATTGCCCGTATGAgactttattttgatatttcatTGCCTCAAAATTTAGGGAAATTATTTTCATGTCacttgtccaaatacttttgagCCCCTGAAAATGTAGTTACTAGACTTCTTTCAAATAATGTTATGCGGCGTGTGAAggcaaaatgatgacaaataaGTTCATTGTCCAAGTACTTCTACAAGTAGACTGTTTTGCAAAGAGGATGAAATCATTAAtgaccaacaacaaaaaagagatCTCATCACAGGTGAACCAAGGCAATTGAAAACATAAATCATTCACTGGAAACACAGGAAAACAACTGACTTGATGACACAGTGGAAAGCGCTGAAGTTGCAGGACCAAAAGTCACTGCATGAGGTGCTTATGGAGTCATAAAACTGCAGGATTGAAGTGCTGCCAAAGTGCTAAGTCGGTGCTTTGCACTggtcaccacttttttttttgtcactacaCCTGCTTATTGCCTCTCATTCTACCTCCTGGCTTCATTTGTTGGACTCATGTAGCATTATACCGTGTTGTGTGACATAATAATAACAGCTGACAACAGATCAGCTGTCAGTCACAAGTTAAAAGTCCTAAAAGCATTTCCTGTTGGTCTGTGTTCCAGCTGCCTCTGCTACCAGCATCTTGCATCACTGCTGTTCTCTATCAGCGCCATTAGCAAGATCGTAACACAAAACACCACCAGGTCCTTTTGGGAATTGTTTTAATTAGCTTGAAGCGCACTTTTGGCAGCTGCTTTAGCATGAACAGCAGCTGCTCCACATACTTAACTTACACTGTGCTGCTCTTGCTTCATGGTGGCACAGATTTTTTGCACAAAAACCCAACTTCcaattttgatgattttttttttgttgtgcttattaactccgtccgtccgtccgtcttcttccgcttatccggggtcgggtcgcgggggcagcagctttagcagggaagcccagacttccctctccccagccacttcagccagctcatccgacgggaccccaaggcgttcccaggacagccgagagacatagtctctccagcgtgtcctgggtcgtccccggggcctcctgccggtaggacatgcccggaacacctccccagggaggcgtccaggaggcatccgaaccagatgcccgagccacctcaactggttcctctcaacgtggaggagcagcgactcgacgctgagtccctctcggatgaccgagcttctcaccctatctctaagggagagcccggctaccctgcggaggaaactcatttcggccgcttgtatccgggatcttgttctttcggtcacgacccacagctcgtgaccataggtgagggtaggaacgtagatcgaccggtaaatcgagagctttgcctttcggctcagctccttcttcaccacaacggaccgatacagcgtccgcatcactgcagacgctgcaccgatccgcctgtcgatctcccgctctaacctaccctcactcgtgaacaagaccccaagatacttgaactcctccacttggggcaggacctcctccccgacccggagagggcactccacccttttccgactgaggaccatggtctcggatttggaggtgctgatcctcatcccaaccgcttattaactcattcactgccattgacggctataaacgtcaaaaattcattttaactatttctattagtttaacatttttttcccacttttgttaacaagagtatgaaaacctatcatttttttattgtacatttagaacagatatgaaatttgtgattaatcgcgagttaactagtgaagtcatgcgattaattgcaataaaaaaatgtaatcgcctcttgcccctaatttttaataatctttattttttatttttatggcattgaatgagttaaaatatgacaatattACAGTGTTCAACACACAACAGGTGCATATGAGGTGCAGGCATGATTATGGTCGCCACCCTCATGTTAGGTGCTATAATATGTTTGGCTTAGAGTGTGTTTGGTTAAAACGGTGACTGACGTGGGAATCGTCGAATAAGAGTGTAGAGTTGGCTCAGGTTAGCAGCTGGCTAACCGTTAGCTGACAACATGAACCGAGTAAGGTTaatttgctgtctttttttaaagctaatGGTTCACTTTGACACAGGAAGATTTCaggtcaatttaaaaaaaaaaaaatctgaagtgATCTTAACTTAATTTTTCCATATTTGATGGTATAAAATTGTGATTGTTGTGACCCTTGTCTGTGAATTACTTATCATTTTGCCTTCCttgacacgtcttcctttgaatAGAAACAGAGTGAATGTCGAAGGCGCGACGCACAAGCAGGTGGTGGACCTGATCCGGGCCGGAGAGATGGAGCTGGTGCTGACCGTGCTCTCAGTCCCGCCTCAGGAAGCCGACTGCCTGGATGTCGGGGATGACGGCTCGGCCCAATTCTGTTACGACTACTTGGACAAGCAGGCCGTCCCAATCTCGGTGCCCAGCTACAAACACACTGAGCTCAATCAGGATAAGTTTGTGGTGAGTACTTGAGAGGAAGATTTGAGTGCTGGAAAGTTTTGGTCGAACCTCTGAAGTCCAATGCTAATGAAACAGTATGTTGTTACATTAGCAAATGCGCTATATAGTTATCTTTATCTAACCTATCTCTATCTACCTTCTCTCCCTGCAGGTATATAATGTCTACATAGCGGGAAGGCAGCTGTGCTCTAAACGCTATCGAGAGTTTGTGATACTTCACCAAAACCTGAAGAGAGAGTTTGCCAACTTCACGTTCCCCAAACTTCCCGGGAAATGGCCTTTTTCTCTGTCGGAACAGCAGCTGGATGCGCGGCGCAGAGGCCTGGAAGAATATCTGGAGAGAGGTGTGGAGTGAGAAGGTTCTTTTGGCATATCTTTTAGTGCACCTTGCAGCATGCATCATAAATAAGTCccaaatatttatacatatttatgAACTCCAATAATATTTACTGCACACTGAACTGGGAGGACTCGTATAACATCCATCTTTCCACTTCCACTTTTTTATACCGTTTATCTGCAGTGTGCTCTGTGAGGGTCATTGGTGAGAGTGACATCATGCAAGAGTTCCTGTCCGAGTCAGATGAAGTAAGAAATTATTGCTATTTGTGCATTATATGCAAatatgtgcatgttttttttttgcaatgcagCATATTACCTCACTACATATTTCCCTCTCATGATCTAGAACTACAACGGCGTGTGGGATGTGGAGTTGAGAATAGCCGTTCCCGATATGACCACGCTCACTGTGCGGGTTCGCAAAAATTCCACCACTGATGAGGTGTatcaggtacaaaaaaaaaaaaaacgtcatgtCTCTTTACTATTAGTCATGTTACATTTCTCATATTGCTTGAcctctttctttgtttttcaggCTTTGGTCATGAAACTAGGGATGGACAGCTTAACGGCCAGCTACTTTGCACTGTTTGAGGTCATCGAGCAAACCTTCTGTGagtatatattataattaactcatctgcacccaaaaacgtataaatgtgttctattttaaatattaccattgtcccaaaaaacatatttgtagcaatggtagttgttacaaaaatggccagcagatggcagcagagtataagagatcaaccagggccatgttgcaaaaagcctttttttccctAGTGTTTAAAAccgatttgtaaataatgattaaacttagctacattctaatgctaattgctgcaaaacggaaacagatttaaatatgtttttttttttcctgatgaaagaagagactctaatctttcttttggtaggtgtttttatagcaatagaacacaatattctgtgggccttgcaaaatcagtcaaaatccagtaaatcagccgggagcaaaggggattgcttcagtgaaaatggctgggagtgaacaaGTTAAGAACCAAACTTTTATGACTCATATTTGCCTTTAATTAGAAGTCAGTGTGACCAAATGAATgggtaaaaggaaaaaagaaattatAGTAAAGAAATAAAGTGAGATAAACAGTGTAAACAGATTGGAAATAAAACTACTCACATTggctataaataataaaaaaaacatacatatatataataattgtcAGTGAATAAATttttgtttcataaaaaaatatattttttattttttaccttatGAATGAGGCATATTTGTCCTCTATATTTTGCATTTGTCGTCTTTCTCCAGCTGCTCTCCTTTCTTTTGTTCAGTACGTAAACTCGCCCCCAACGAGTTCCCCCACAAGCTGTACGTGCAAAACTACACCTCAGCCATCCCTGGAACCTGCCTCATCATGCGGAAATGGCTCTTCACTACCGAAGAGGAGACCTTGCTCAATGACAACCAACTTGCTGTCTGCTACTTCTTCCACCAGGTGCTTGTTGTGTTCTGTAATGGCGGCACCTTTATTTCTTCCCCTCTTTAAATTGATTTCTCTTTTTACAGGCCTTGGAGGATGTAAAGAAAGGTTTCATCAAAGTAGAGCAGAAATCCTACCAGCTGCAGAAGGTTGCCGAGCAGAAAAATATGTCCATGGTCAGTCTCTCATAAACAGACACATACCAGTGACAGTTTTACAGTAGCTTTTTAATCCAGGTTTGTCAGAACCTATAATAATTATATGTCATGACAATAAACATTGGTAGGGTTGTCTTTCTGGTTTATTCCTCACAAGAAAGAAGAGAAATGCGACAGCTGCTGTCGAAGCTTTTCCAGTAATTGATAACACTAACACAACATTCACACAGTAAGAAGATGGAATATTCCATCGCAAGAGAAAAGAGGGGCAGCACCCGAAATGTTCGTGATAGATTAAGCATTGtgaaaatgatgaaactttattCATCAgttttttattggacatttgTGGGCCCCTGGAAAATTCTGGCATTTGCCTATTTTTGCCTAATGGTAAGTCCGCCAATGTCAGTTACTTGGAATGTGGTGTACAGTGCATAAAAAATAACAGTGGGTCATGAGCCAGATGCTGCTTCATCAAGTCAAAAGAcaaataacattattatttgATCACTAACTGGCCTTTCTGTTGTATTTACAATCCATTGTATcaatacataaaacaaaatcataCAAACATTCTGTCATTTTTGAAGTATCAGAAAAGTCTTGCATGCGTTCCAAGTCATCTTTAACCTGTGCTGTCCTCTCCCTTTTCCCATCACAGTATCTGAGTTTGTTGAGGGTCTGCGAGGGCTACAATGAAATCTTGTTCCCTCACTGCTCGTGCGACTCCAGACGTAAAGGCCACGTCGTCGCGGCCATCAGCATTCAGCACTTCAAGCTGCACGCCTGCACAGAGGAGGGGACACTCGAGGCAAGGGCAACTGCTTCTTAGCGTGCGCCACTTAACTATATACGCACGATCATCaggcacacctgcacaatctaatgagatccaatacatgGGCTGCTTACGGGAAAATACTGACCTCTGCTCTAATAGATGCCGTCGCCGCTCTTAACTGGCGTGTGCGTTGTTCCCTTGAAGAAATAAACACTTTGCccctcagcaaaaaaaaaatccaagtggCACCATTATGGGGCAGTAATTCCCTTTACTTTGATTTCTGGTTCTAACCTTGAGctgagctaatgctaacaacaaaaagctattttactcaatgagaaaaacaaaatcatattcAATATGCTAGTTGGAGAGGTATTTAACAAGAAAAAGGTGTAGCTGATATTTTGACCCGGTTGCTAAATTTCTACATCCTGGACTGTTTGCTAGCCAATCATAGCGCACATAGAGACAAATACAAATTCACACACATTCACCTCTTAGAATCTTCCATGAACCTAGCAGGCAtatttttgggaatgtgggaggaagcaaaGAGAGAAAATGCAGACTCCATGTCGGACAAACTCTTCtagattattttgattaaaggtgaggtttttagttttcactcagatataaacacttcttaaacactggatgtatacacatgtaatctttctcaatcaacacctctgagcttctgttaatgtgtggtggtgatttttgtCATCATCCACCGCCACCacagcctgtattttgccattttgttgtgtttttgccaTGAGAGAGACGTTTGTGGGCGGGAAAGTctatgtttacccctccagccaatcacagagcggggggggggggggtgggggtgtcgCTTATCTGTGGGGGAAAttaatatatctattttttatttgattcacATAAACTTGGTATTCCCCCTATACACTCACATAATATTTAGCGTCCACGTCACAGTGGTATTGATTCAACTAAAAGCAGTTTATTTTGTGGGTGATGTTGCCGTGGTGTACTGTCTTGCGTCATACGAGAGATGCAGCCCATATTTTGAACCATTTTCTAAATAATGCAACAAAAATGTTCGAAACAGCTCTAAATATGATGAAGTGCAGTCCACCTCTTCAAAAGCTAGCCCCAGTATACAGACCATATATGCCTTCAACAGGATTTTGATGCAAATCTGaagcaggtgtacctaatgtagtggcCAGTGGGTCTGTTCATGTTCAGCCCTTCGCCCAAGGTTTAACCTGTGGCTCTTACCGTCCATTGTGTCCGCTAACAACCACTCTTCAGAACCAGGTGATTGCC is a window encoding:
- the snx27b gene encoding sorting nexin-27b isoform X3 is translated as MADVQGHAFCTPLPQHSACNGTRSGDITPDAGGGDGDGYGVFQSPSSTVTSGPRLIRIVKSDSGYGFNVRGQVSEGGQLRSINGELYAPLQHVSAVLPGGAAERAGISKGDRILEVNRVNVEGATHKQVVDLIRAGEMELVLTVLSVPPQEADCLDVGDDGSAQFCYDYLDKQAVPISVPSYKHTELNQDKFVVYNVYIAGRQLCSKRYREFVILHQNLKREFANFTFPKLPGKWPFSLSEQQLDARRRGLEEYLERVCSVRVIGESDIMQEFLSESDENYNGVWDVELRIAVPDMTTLTVRVRKNSTTDEVYQALVMKLGMDSLTASYFALFEVIEQTFLRKLAPNEFPHKLYVQNYTSAIPGTCLIMRKWLFTTEEETLLNDNQLAVCYFFHQALEDVKKGFIKVEQKSYQLQKVAEQKNMSMYLSLLRVCEGYNEILFPHCSCDSRRKGHVVAAISIQHFKLHACTEEGTLENQVIAFEWREMQRWDTDEEGIAFCFEYVRGEKKPRWVKIFTPYFNYMHECFERVFCELKWTKELEEEATDKDNKNCSHDEYFPAAEVPKGWRPPARQIVVTS
- the snx27b gene encoding sorting nexin-27b isoform X2, with the translated sequence MADVQGHAFCTPLPQHSACNGTRSGDITPDAGGGDGDGYGVFQSPSSTVTSGPRLIRIVKSDSGYGFNVRGQVSEGGQLRSINGELYAPLQHVSAVLPGGAAERAGISKGDRILEVNRVNVEGATHKQVVDLIRAGEMELVLTVLSVPPQEADCLDVGDDGSAQFCYDYLDKQAVPISVPSYKHTELNQDKFVVYNVYIAGRQLCSKRYREFVILHQNLKREFANFTFPKLPGKWPFSLSEQQLDARRRGLEEYLERVCSVRVIGESDIMQEFLSESDENYNGVWDVELRIAVPDMTTLTVRVRKNSTTDEVYQALVMKLGMDSLTASYFALFEVIEQTFLRKLAPNEFPHKLYVQNYTSAIPGTCLIMRKWLFTTEEETLLNDNQLAVCYFFHQALEDVKKGFIKVEQKSYQLQKVAEQKNMSMYLSLLRVCEGYNEILFPHCSCDSRRKGHVVAAISIQHFKLHACTEEGTLENQVIAFEWREMQRWDTDEEGIAFCFEYVRGEKKPRWVKIFTPYFNYMHECFERVFCELKWTKELEEEATDKDNKNCSHDGMCGKVYFRPRPVCRRRIFSSC
- the snx27b gene encoding sorting nexin-27b isoform X1, with amino-acid sequence MADVQGHAFCTPLPQHSACNGTRSGDITPDAGGGDGDGYGVFQSPSSTVTSGPRLIRIVKSDSGYGFNVRGQVSEGGQLRSINGELYAPLQHVSAVLPGGAAERAGISKGDRILEVNRVNVEGATHKQVVDLIRAGEMELVLTVLSVPPQEADCLDVGDDGSAQFCYDYLDKQAVPISVPSYKHTELNQDKFVVYNVYIAGRQLCSKRYREFVILHQNLKREFANFTFPKLPGKWPFSLSEQQLDARRRGLEEYLERVCSVRVIGESDIMQEFLSESDENYNGVWDVELRIAVPDMTTLTVRVRKNSTTDEVYQALVMKLGMDSLTASYFALFEVIEQTFLRKLAPNEFPHKLYVQNYTSAIPGTCLIMRKWLFTTEEETLLNDNQLAVCYFFHQALEDVKKGFIKVEQKSYQLQKVAEQKNMSMYLSLLRVCEGYNEILFPHCSCDSRRKGHVVAAISIQHFKLHACTEEGTLENQVIAFEWREMQRWDTDEEGIAFCFEYVRGEKKPRWVKIFTPYFNYMHECFERVFCELKWTKELEEEATDKDNKNCSHDGLFQTPSCLPPQNIFQLLRYRRDGGPQRDRSSSPLDYTPESSTRPSPALF